One stretch of Arcobacter sp. F155 DNA includes these proteins:
- a CDS encoding HNH endonuclease, translating to MIKISRQPCPYPDALINGNYKHHRNKLALKESSFDKCMYCESKISHIDFAHVEHIKPKAEGKYPELEFEWSNLGYACPKCNNEKSDKYHDDLPYINPYEDDPKEHLFAAGTFLFVKNGSERGEMTIRDINLNRPEIIEKRLERINEIQKALNACFRTNSESLKDVLLQELRREANDDKEYSLFITALLDAHAV from the coding sequence TAAGATAAGTCGTCAACCTTGTCCGTATCCTGATGCTCTTATAAATGGCAATTACAAGCATCATAGAAATAAATTAGCCTTGAAAGAATCAAGCTTTGATAAATGCATGTATTGTGAAAGTAAAATCTCCCATATTGATTTCGCACATGTAGAGCATATCAAGCCTAAAGCTGAGGGGAAATATCCTGAATTAGAGTTTGAATGGTCAAACTTGGGATACGCTTGTCCTAAGTGTAATAATGAAAAGTCTGATAAATATCATGATGACTTGCCGTATATTAATCCGTATGAAGACGATCCTAAAGAGCACCTGTTTGCAGCTGGCACATTTCTATTTGTAAAAAATGGGTCTGAGCGTGGAGAAATGACAATTAGAGATATCAACCTTAACAGGCCAGAGATTATTGAAAAAAGGCTAGAAAGAATCAATGAAATACAGAAAGCCCTTAATGCCTGTTTCCGTACTAACAGTGAATCTCTAAAAGACGTTCTCTTGCAGGAGCTTAGAAGAGAAGCCAATGATGATAAAGAGTATTCACTTTTTATTACTGCCTTACTTGATGCTCATGCAGTATAA